One Chiloscyllium plagiosum isolate BGI_BamShark_2017 chromosome 12, ASM401019v2, whole genome shotgun sequence DNA window includes the following coding sequences:
- the LOC122554844 gene encoding repetitive proline-rich cell wall protein 1-like, whose product MTVNQALDDFKCKDVQFDLQYSVSMPPEWPQSPVYTSPVYTSPDYTSPVYTSPVYSSPNYASPVYSSPVYSSPVYSSPDYTSPDYTSPVYTSPVYSSPDYTSPDYSSPVYTSPVYTSPVYTSPVYSSPDYISPDYSSPDYISPVYTSPVYSSPVYSSPDYTSPDYSSPVYTSPVYTSPVYSSPDYTSPDYSSPVYTSPVYFSPVYSSPVYTSPVYTSPVYTSPVYTSPVYTSPVYTSPVYTSPVYTSPVYTSPVYTSPVYTSPVYTSPVYTSPVYTSPVYTSPVYTSPVYTSPVYTSPVYTSPVYTSPVYFSPVYSSLDYTSPDYSSPVYSSPNYCGPALLSFASPARHCHSPSHCISIHTPLPFCVYC is encoded by the exons ATGACAGTCAATCAGGCACTTGatgactttaaatgtaaagatGTTCAATTTGATTTACAATACAGTGTCAGCATGCCACCTGAATGGCCTCAAAG TCCAGTTTACACCAGTCCAGTTTACACCAGTCCAGATTACACCAGTCCAGTTTACACCAGTCCAGTTTACTCCAGTCCAAATTACGCCAGTCCAGTTTACTCCAGTCCAGTTTACTCCAGTCCAGTTTACTCCAGTCCAGATTACACCAGTCCAGATTACACCAGTCCAGTTTACACCAGTCCAGTTTACTCCAGTCCAGATTACACCAGTCCAGATTACTCCAGTCCAGTTTACACCAGTCCAGTTTACACCAGTCCAGTTTACACCAGTCCAGTTTACTCCAGTCCAGATTACATCAGTCCAGATTACTCCAGTCCAGATTACATCAGTCCAGTTTACACCAGTCCAGTTTACTCCAGTCCAGTTTACTCCAGTCCAGATTACACCAGTCCAGATTACTCCAGTCCAGTTTACACCAGTCCAGTTTACACCAGTCCAGTTTACTCCAGTCCAGATTACACCAGTCCAGATTACTCCAGTCCAGTTTACACCAGTCCAGTTTACTTCAGTCCAGTTTACTCCAGTCCAGTTTACACCAGTCCAGTTTACACCAGTCCAGTTTACACCAGTCCAGTTTACACCAGTCCAGTTTACACCAGTCCAGTTTACACCAGTCCAGTTTACACCAGTCCAGTTTACACCAGTCCAGTTTACACCAGTCCAGTTTACACCAGTCCAGTTTACACCAGTCCAGTTTACACCAGTCCAGTTTACACCAGTCCAGTTTACACCAGTCCAGTTTACACCAGTCCAGTTTACACCAGTCCAGTTTACACCAGTCCAGTTTACACCAGTCCAGTTTACACCAGTCCAGTTTACACCAGTCCAGTTTACTTCAGTCCAGTTTACTCCAGTCTAGATTACACCAGTCCAGATTACTCCAGTCCAGTTTACTCCAGTCCAAATTACTGCGGTCCAGCTTTACTCAGCTTTGCTAGCCCTGCTCGCCACTGCCATTCACCTTCTCATTGTATTTCTATTCACACACCGCTTCCCTTCTGTGTTTATTGCTGA